The DNA sequence CGAGCAGCGGGCGGTCCGGCGAGACGGTCGGGGCCGGGGTGGCGATCGCGATCCGCTCGCGGTCCATCAGCGCCAGCAGCTTCGGCACGTAGCGGGCGACGAGGTCGGCGCGCAACGTCCAGGACGCGTTGATGTAGCCGATGCAGAACGCCAGGTTCGGAATGCCCGAGAGCATCAGGCCGCGGTAGGTGACGGTCTTGCCGATGTCCACCTGCTCGCCGTCGACGTGGATCGTGATGCCGCCCAGCGGGCTCAGCGACAGCCCGGTCGCCGAGACGATCACGTCGGCCTCCAGCTCCTCGCCGGAGCGCAGCCGGATGCCGTTGGCGGTGATCCGGTCGATGTGGTCGGTGACGACCGAGGCGTCCCCACGGTTGATCGACTTGTAGAAGTCGCCCTCCGGGATGACGCACAGGCGCTGGTCCCACGGGTCGTAACTCGGGGTGAAGTGCTGGTCGACGTAGGCCTCGTCCTTGAGGAACTTCAGGGCGAGCCCGCGCAGGACCTTCTTCACCCGCTCCGGGCGGCGCCGGGCGAGCTGGTAGAACGCCTGGGTCAGCGTCACGTACTGCAGGCGCAGGATGGCGTGCGCGAGCTTCGCGGGCAGGAAGCGGCGGAGCTGGTCGGCGACCGGGTCCTTGCTGGGCAGAACCGTCAGGTACGACGGCGAGCGCTGCAGCATGGTGACGTGCCCGGCCCGGGCGGCCAGCGACGGGATCAGGGTGACGGCGGTGGCGCCGGAGCCGATGACGACGACCTTCTTGCCGGTGTAGTCCAGGTCCTCCGGCCAGAACTGCGGGTGCACCCAGGTGCCGGCGAAGTCCTCCCGGCCCGGGAACTCGGGCTGGAAGCCCCGGTCGTAGTCGTAGTAGCCCGAGCACATGAACAGGAACGAGCAGGTGTAGCGCTTCGGGCCGTCGGCAGTGGTGGTCTCGACGGTCCACCGCGCGGTGGTGGAGTCCCAGGAGGCGTCGACGACCTTCGTGCCGAACCGGATCCGCTCGGTCACGCCGTACTCGCGGGCGGTCTCGGTGATGTAGCGGCGGATGTCGGCGCCGTCGGCGATCGACTTCGGCTCGCGCCACGGCCGGAACGGGTAGGCCAGGGTGAACATGTCCGAGTCCGAGCGGATGCCCGGGTAGCGGAACAGGTCCCAGGTGCCCCCGATGTTCTCGCGGCCCTCCAGGATCACGTAGTCCTTGCCGGGCAGTTCCTGGTGCAGCCGGGCCGCCGCACCGATACCGGAGAGCCCGGCCCCCACGATGATCACGTCGCGGTGCTCGACGGCGGTGCCGTCCGGAGAGGGTGTCGTACCGGCCTGGGTCATGTGGTCCTCCTCATCGGGCGCGTCCGCGCTGACTACCTCTGTCGACCGGGGTCCAGTCTGCCCCAAACCTACCCGGAGTAACTTGACCTGGCGCGACAACAACTTACCCTCGGACGACATGGGAACCGGATCACTCACCCGGGCGAGGGCGTTGCGCGGGTTCGTCGCGCTGGTCGGGGAGCTGGGCGGCGACGGCGCCGAGCTCTTCGCCCGGTTCCGGATCCCGATCGACGCCGTCGAGGGCAACGACCCGGACGCACTGGTCCCGACCCGCTCGGTCGCCAGGGTGCTGGAGACCGCCGCCGCCGAGCTGGGCTGCGGCGACCTCGGGCTGCGCCTCGCGCAGCGGCAGGGCCCGGAGATCCTCGGCCCGCTGGCCGTCGCCGTCGAGGCGTCCCCGACGCTGGGGGCCGCCCTGGACTGCGCCTCGCGCTACCTCTACGTGCACAGCCCGGTGCTGACCGTCGGCGCGGTGCCCGACCCGGAGGGCGTGCGGGGGGTGACCGGCGTGGCGTACGGCAGCACCGAGCCGCTCCCGCCGCAGGTCGCCGACCTCGGCACGGGGGTGCTGCACCGGATCGTGAGCCTGCTGGCCGGCGGGCCCTACGGCCTGCGCTCGGTGCACCTGCCGCACGAGGCACCGCCTGCCCCGGAGCGGTTCCGCGAGTTCTTCGGGGCCGAGGTCCGCTTCGACCGGCCGGCCGCGGTCCTGCGGGTGCCCGGCGACCTGCTGCGACGGCCGGTGGCCGGTGGGGACGAGACCGTACGGGCCATCGCGATCGAGTACCTGGAGACCCATTTCGCGCGCCCCGGCCGCACCGTCACCGACCGGGTGCGGGCCGCGGTCGACCGGTCGCTGGGCACCGGGCCGGTGCGCATCGGCTCGGTGGCCCGGCTGCTGCGGGTGCACCCGCGGACCCTGCA is a window from the Pseudonocardia sp. HH130629-09 genome containing:
- a CDS encoding flavin-containing monooxygenase, which produces MTQAGTTPSPDGTAVEHRDVIIVGAGLSGIGAAARLHQELPGKDYVILEGRENIGGTWDLFRYPGIRSDSDMFTLAYPFRPWREPKSIADGADIRRYITETAREYGVTERIRFGTKVVDASWDSTTARWTVETTTADGPKRYTCSFLFMCSGYYDYDRGFQPEFPGREDFAGTWVHPQFWPEDLDYTGKKVVVIGSGATAVTLIPSLAARAGHVTMLQRSPSYLTVLPSKDPVADQLRRFLPAKLAHAILRLQYVTLTQAFYQLARRRPERVKKVLRGLALKFLKDEAYVDQHFTPSYDPWDQRLCVIPEGDFYKSINRGDASVVTDHIDRITANGIRLRSGEELEADVIVSATGLSLSPLGGITIHVDGEQVDIGKTVTYRGLMLSGIPNLAFCIGYINASWTLRADLVARYVPKLLALMDRERIAIATPAPTVSPDRPLLDIESNYVKRSEHLFPRQGRKDPWRLHQNFFLDAVGLGRADLKRDMILTPASALGARDARVPTPTAAGIAADTTTGSGTGSGTGTAVPAAAQQEVAS
- a CDS encoding AraC family transcriptional regulator ligand-binding domain-containing protein — its product is MGTGSLTRARALRGFVALVGELGGDGAELFARFRIPIDAVEGNDPDALVPTRSVARVLETAAAELGCGDLGLRLAQRQGPEILGPLAVAVEASPTLGAALDCASRYLYVHSPVLTVGAVPDPEGVRGVTGVAYGSTEPLPPQVADLGTGVLHRIVSLLAGGPYGLRSVHLPHEAPPAPERFREFFGAEVRFDRPAAVLRVPGDLLRRPVAGGDETVRAIAIEYLETHFARPGRTVTDRVRAAVDRSLGTGPVRIGSVARLLRVHPRTLQRHLAAEGTTFETVVDEARRDTAERLILRTDLPFTQVAAMVGLAEQSALSRAARRWFGESPRALRRAGPGGLPAPPVPAAHG